The Archangium primigenium genomic interval TGGCCTGCAGCTCGGCCTCGGCCAGGGTGAGCTTCTCCTTGGCGGTGAACTTGGACACCTCGTTGCTCGCCTCGGCGGCCTTGATGTCCTTGACGAGCTTCTCCTGGGCCTGGGCCTCGGCGGTGATGAGCAGCGCGTCCTTCTTGCGCGTGGCGTCCGCCTTCACGCGCAGGTCCTTGATGCGCTCCTCTTCCTCGGCGACGGTCTTCTCCACGGCGATGCGCGCGCGCACCACGTCGGCGATGGCCTTCTTCTCGCCCTCGAGCTGCTTCTCCTTGCCGATGCGCGACAGCTCCACCTCGCGCTCGCGGTTGATGGCCTCCAGGGCGCGGTCCTTCTCCACGCGCTCGGACTCCACGCCCACCACGCGCTCGCGGTTCTTCTGGGCCACCTCGACCTGACGGTGCTTGTTCTGGTCGTTGATGAGGACTTCTTCCTCGGCCTTGATGCGCGCGAGCTGCTGCTTGGCGTACTCCTCGGCCTTCACGCGCTCGGACTCGGCCGTCTCGCGCGCCTGGATGGACTCGATCTCGCGCTTCTGCTTGGCGGCGGCCTCGGCGCGCTGGCGCTCCAGGGCGAAGATGGCCTCGTCGGCCTCGACGTTGCGCTTGGTGATGGCCATGCGCTCGTTCTGGCGGAACTCGTTGGTGTGCACGTTCTGCACCGCCGTGAGCTCGGTGATCTTCCGGATGCCCTGGGCGTCGAGGATGTTGTGCTTGTCGAGCACGTCGATCGTCGTCTGCTCCAGGTAGTCGATGGCGCAGTCCTCGAGCATGTAGCCGCTCAGGTCCTTGCCGATCACCTGCACCACCTGATCCTTGATGGCCTCGCGGTGGGTGTAGAGCTCCTCGAAGTCGAAGCTCTTGCCCACGGTCTTGAGGGCCTCGGAGAACTTGGCCTCGAACAGGTGCTCGAGCGTCTCCTCGTCACTGGCGCGCGCGCAGCCGATGGACTGGGCCACCTTGAGCACGTCCTCGCGCGTCTTGTTCACGCGCACGAAGAACGTCACCTTGATGTCCGCGCGGATGTTGTCCTTGCAGATGAGGCCTTCCTTGCCCCGGCGGTCGATCTCCACCGTCTTGAGGGAGATGTCCATCACCTCGGCGCGGTTGATGATGGGCCAGACAATGGAGCCCGTGAAGGTGACGACGGGCTCGCCCTTGAAGGGGTTGATGATGAGCGAGCGGCCCTGGTCCACCTGCCGGTAGAACCTGGAGACGATGAACGCGGAGCAGAAGAGGAAGAAGAGTCCTCCCGCGATTCCGGAGGCGACGATTGGCAGTTCCATGTCGGTTGCGTTTCCCGAGCGAGGTAGACCGGGGGGTTTCACATCGCGCGGCCGGGGACCCCCTGGGACACCCCCCGGTGCACGTACGGACAGAAAGCGAGGACACTACCGGGCGCGCAGCTTCTCCCGGGCGAGCGAGGCGGAGGCGGCCGGATCCTTCAGCTGGAGGGCCTCTTCCGGGAGGAGCCAGTCCACGGGCTCCACCTCGTAGGCATCGCGCGCGGCATCGTAGGCGAGGATGAGCGCCTGCTCGCCGCGCTTGAGTTCATTGGCCTTGTCACACACGACGTTGAGGATGAGCCCCGCGCCGCCATCGGCGAAGGTGGCGTGGCCGAAGCGGCCATCCACGCGCCCGCTGGCGATGACACACACGCGGCCCATGAGCTCGGAGCGCCGGGGCGCCTGATGCGTGGCGAACAGCGGACGCAGGGGCCGCACCGCGAACCCCGCGAGCACCCCGCCCACCGCCAGGCAACCCAGGGACAGTCCGCCCGTCACGAGCGCCCCGGGCAGCGCGCCGAGCATGCCCTGAAGGGGCCGGGCGACCGCGAGCGACAGGAGCCAGGAGAGGAACACCACGAAGCTCACGGACACGGTGACGGGCACGCCGCCAAAGCCGAGCACCTCGAGGAACGAGCCCCCTTCGTGGTGGCCATGGGCCTCGGCCGCCGCGTGGGCGCCGCCTTCCACCGCGCCCTTGACGCCGCCCTCAAGCGCGCCAGCCTTGGCGCCGAGCGCGAAGTCGCCCAGGTCGCCATCGAGCAGATCGACGCCGACGGCGCCCACCATCACCGTGAGCCAGTAGCCCACCACCACGCCGAGCGGGATGGTGAACACCACGGTGGGAAAGGCGAGGATGGCGTCGAGGAAGTCGGTCATTGGACCCGTGAAGGGAAAGTGTCCGGCAGTGTATTCCAGGAGCGTGAGAAGACGAAAACCACCCAGAGCGATTTCTTCCTCGCTTGCCTTGGGTCCAGGCGGGCCGGGGCTGCGTTGACGGGAAGGGAGACGCTGCACAGCCATTAGGGACACGGCGTACAGCGCGCGGCGGAAGGCGGGAGTGAAGGCATGACGCACATCGAGCGAATGCAGCAAGCGGGCATCCGTCGTCTGGGGACACCCCAGCGGGGCTTCCGCTATGTGCGGCCCGATGGTCGGCCGGTGCTGGCGCGCGAGGCCCAGCGCATCGCGGCGATGAAGTTGCCGCCCGCCTGGAAGCACGTCTTCGTGAGCGGCTCGCCCGGGGCGAAGCTCCAGGCCATCGGGCAGGACAGCGCGGGGCGGTGGCAGTACCGCTACCACCCGTCCTTCACCAAGAAGCAGGGCGAGGCGAAGTTCCAGCGCATCGTGGACTTCGCCCGGGCCCTGCCCCGGCTGCGGCGGCGCGTGGCGGCGGATCTGCGGCAGAAGGGGCTGGGCAGGAACCGGGTGATGGCGTGCCTGCTGCGCATCCTGGGCACGTGCTTCATCCGTCCCGGCAGCCAGCAGTACGCGGACGAGAACCAGAGCTTCGGCCTGGCCACGCTGCGCGCCCGGCACGTGAAGCTCAAGGGCGACACGGTCATCTTCGACTTCCCGGGCAAGAGCGGCCAGCACCAGCACCGCGAGCTGAAGGATCGGCAGGTGGCGCGCGTGGTGCGCGAGTGCCTGAAGGTCCGCGGGCGGGACGTGTTCAAGTTCATCCTGGATGACGGGCTCGTGGTGGACGTGCGGCGGCGCCACATCAACGAGTACATCCGCGAGGTCATGGGCGAGCGCTACAGCGCCAAGGACTTCCGCACCTGGGGCGGC includes:
- a CDS encoding SPFH domain-containing protein, with the protein product MELPIVASGIAGGLFFLFCSAFIVSRFYRQVDQGRSLIINPFKGEPVVTFTGSIVWPIINRAEVMDISLKTVEIDRRGKEGLICKDNIRADIKVTFFVRVNKTREDVLKVAQSIGCARASDEETLEHLFEAKFSEALKTVGKSFDFEELYTHREAIKDQVVQVIGKDLSGYMLEDCAIDYLEQTTIDVLDKHNILDAQGIRKITELTAVQNVHTNEFRQNERMAITKRNVEADEAIFALERQRAEAAAKQKREIESIQARETAESERVKAEEYAKQQLARIKAEEEVLINDQNKHRQVEVAQKNRERVVGVESERVEKDRALEAINREREVELSRIGKEKQLEGEKKAIADVVRARIAVEKTVAEEEERIKDLRVKADATRKKDALLITAEAQAQEKLVKDIKAAEASNEVSKFTAKEKLTLAEAELQASDMTAKAKIRLSEGIQAEEAAMGLAAARVKEADALAAEKQGLAAARVREAEAAVMEKQGMAQATVTERQGQAQATALKEKGLAEAAAAREKLIAEAAGEKEKGLAHAAIGEAEAQAIQKRGEAEAVAIREKLLAEAKSIEEKLLAEARGLSEKAEAMKALQGATREHEEFRLRLQKERDVELAAINVRRDIAEHQAKVLAETMGHAKINIVGGDGQFFERFIKAISVGQAVDGAIDQSETLQKAFAGYMNGQKDLAADLKDILSKPGLTSDAQNLAMAALLHRMAPAPTAATAANQLKSLVETEPAVRASAPERTQG
- a CDS encoding DNA topoisomerase IB, yielding MTHIERMQQAGIRRLGTPQRGFRYVRPDGRPVLAREAQRIAAMKLPPAWKHVFVSGSPGAKLQAIGQDSAGRWQYRYHPSFTKKQGEAKFQRIVDFARALPRLRRRVAADLRQKGLGRNRVMACLLRILGTCFIRPGSQQYADENQSFGLATLRARHVKLKGDTVIFDFPGKSGQHQHRELKDRQVARVVRECLKVRGRDVFKFILDDGLVVDVRRRHINEYIREVMGERYSAKDFRTWGGTLICACALARAQGRVCDAAGLRAVKKTMVAAVKEAATHLGNTPAVARDSYIYPSVLAMFEQGRVVGRYFESVDELAQHEKPGLHCAEKALLEMLESPGLAAV